The Pelobates fuscus isolate aPelFus1 chromosome 2, aPelFus1.pri, whole genome shotgun sequence genome has a segment encoding these proteins:
- the TTC14 gene encoding tetratricopeptide repeat protein 14, producing the protein MDKDLVRQCLSHHGPTLLSLLRCEQHEHAGFQQLLGDLSKWPQYRKERNVDNIEVQQFIARKADLLFALSWKSNVHENSESAESTEGSYAVMPPLEQFMEVPNVEKKELFFRDVERGDVVIGKITSIRDFGFFMALMAMGSGILRDLAALEISALCPIRDVPSQSSHGDPLSYYQTGDLIQAAVKDIDRYHEKLTLSLQKSSLPTHMSSVKLGVINPEEMPEYYKQSAAMSSSSVNTYEKVLQHSLAFSNPSTVEFLLDKLGLSESNPPSLIRGLQRENFSDQDYAPCLRKKQSSSWALKCVKIGVDYFKVGRHVDAMSEYNKALEIDAQNVEALVARGALYATKGSLNKAIHDFEIALENCPTHRNARKYLCQTLVERGGQLEEEDKLPNAESYYTKALSIDKTFTEAEEALNKVRQCMQKSLEKRETHDEKEEKPKEKKIETSAEKLRKLLKEDKRKRKHRQRSSSSSSSSDTSCSSDSSSYSHNKHKKKKRRKRNSESSSQSKKYSSNAPLHKDEESYSPPADTSASFLNRKCDMKKALEESEKAASCRRFSNDKARYRSLSSSSVEILESYGGRSEDSRDSYSSAKTQASSSRTNSEAKSSKHKSSRRDSTDYSYKKTDDRPDYPKQYQGHKYYNRRLESDSAEKQSTSKSSRSQQSDTPCKENARRLETDKAQNGNTSAAKVLPGNLLNILSQIAEFEKEKGSKQN; encoded by the exons GAAAGAAAGGAATGTTGATAACATTGAAGTTCAGCAATTTATTGCAAGGAAAGCTGATCTACTCTTTGCACTTTCATGGAAGTCAAATGTACATGAGAACTCAGAATCTGCAGAGTCAACAGAAGGTA GTTATGCTGTGATGCCCCCTTTGGAGCAGTTCATGGAAGTTCCCAATGTAGAGAAGAAGGAACTGTTCTTTCGGGATGTAGAGCGTGGTGATGTTGTAATAGGAAAGATAACCTCCATTCGTGACTTTGGTTTTTTTATGGCGCTAATGGCAATGGGCAGTGGCATTTTAAGAGATCTAGCAGCACTGGAAATAAGT GCATTATGTCCTATAAGAGATGTGCCTTCTCAAAGCAGCCATGGTGATCCTTTATCATATTATCAGACTGGAGATTTAATCCAAG CTGCAGTAAAGGATATTGACCGATATCATGAAAAGCTGACATTATCTCTGCAGAAATCTTCTCTACCTACACACATGTCTTCAGTTAAACTGGGCGTAATAAACCCAGAAGAAATGCCTGAATATTACaa GCAAAGTGCTGCAATGTCCTCCAGCAGTGTGAACACTTACGAAAAGGTTTTGCAACATTCCTTAGCATTTTCAAACCCATCTACTGTAGAGTTTCTCCTTGACAAACTAGGACTTAGTGAATCCAATCCACCATCCTTAATAAGAGGCCTTCAAAG ggaAAATTTTTCTGATCAAGATTATGCTCCCTGTTTGAGGAAGAAACAGTCTTCTTCTTGGGCATTAAAGTG TGTGAAGATAGGAGTTGATTACTTCAAAGTGGGGCGTCACGTAGATGCAATGAGCGAGTACAATAAAGCTCTGGAAATTGATGCACAAAATGTTGAAGCATTGGTAGCACGAGGTGCACT TTATGCTACAAAGGGAAGCCTTAACAAAGCAATACATGATTTTGAGATTGCTCTTGAAAACTGTCCTACTCATCGAAATGCAAGAAAATATCTCTGCCAAACTCTTGTGGAGAGAGGTGGCCA GTTGGAAGAAGAAGATAAACTACCGAATGCTGAAAGTTATTACACGAAAGCATTGAGTATAGACAAGACCTTCACAGAAGCCGAAGAGGCATTAAATAAAGTGCGCCAATGCATGCAG aaatctttGGAAAAAAGAGAGACACATGATGAAAAAGAAGAGAaacccaaagaaaagaaaatagaaacaaGCGCAGAAAAATTGCGTAAACTTCTAAAAGAAGATAAAAG GAAGAGGAAACACAGACAGCGATCTTCATCAAGTAGTTCTTCCTCAGACACCTCTTGCTCTTCAGATTCATCCTCTTACAGTCATAACAAgcataaaaaaaagaagaggcgTAAAAGAAATTCAGAATCCTCAAGTCAATCTAAAAAATATTCTTCTAATGCTCCTTTACATAAGGATGAAGAATCTTACAGTCCTCCGGCAGACACATCCGCTTCCTTTCTAAACCGCAAGTGTGATATGAAAAAAGCTCTAGAAGAAAGTGAAAAGGCTGCCTCTTGTAGGAGGTTTTCAAATGACAAAGCAAGATACAGATCTTTGTCCTCTTCATCTGTGGAGATCTTGGAATCTTATGGAGGCAGGTCTGAAGATTCCCGGGATTCATACAGCAGTGCAAAAACTCAAGCTAGTAGCAGCAGGACAAATAGCGAGGCTAAAAGTAGTAAACACAAATCTAGTCGAAGAGATTCTACGGACTACAGCTACAAGAAAACAGATGACAGACCTGACTACCCTAAACAATATCAAGGTCATAAATATTACAATAGAAGGTTAGAATCCGATTCTGCTGAAAAGCAGTCTACTTCAAAGAGTTCTCGATCACAACAATCAGATACACCATGTAAAGAAAATGCAAGGAGACTGGAAACCGATAAAGCGCAAAATGGAAATACATCTGCTGCCAAGGTTTTGCCTGGAAATTTATTAAATATTCTTAGCCAGATTGCAGAGTTTGAGAAGGAAAAGGGCAGCAAGCAAAATTAG